Proteins encoded together in one Oncorhynchus nerka isolate Pitt River linkage group LG19, Oner_Uvic_2.0, whole genome shotgun sequence window:
- the ecscr gene encoding endothelial cell-specific chemotaxis regulator isoform X1, whose protein sequence is MDLLLYPVPLLSVFLLIPAVFRGSQTLLELFVTVSAQSAINLTNQTEVPMVTSPTTLSSNTTHVAGSATTPTTAHPMTDVTSSPAPSPPGNNTLVTTLSALQSSQSTASPGNASSDNEAPTSSPRLSCPNVRSSAQAKIPSTPSQDTAAGPVLGSTATATATTSTSVTSPEGPKGTHTDIPPTQSQGKSLTMLAFGVMSLILILIIIMVVLVTVVNLKDKCSNSKEEGKKSSDSVVSESNVTFSGEKESITLISMKTINTETDTDSPQVSSIHSTTLDYEEQEQNRDLLNNKLV, encoded by the exons ATGGATCTGCTTCTGTATCCTGTCCCTCTGCTGAGTGTGTTTCTCCTCATTCCAGCAG TTTTCAGAGGAAGCCAGACCTTACTAGAGCTGTTTGTTACAGTTTCAGCCCAATCTGCCATCAATCTGACCAACCAGACAGAGGTTCCCATGG TGACCTCACCCACAACACTGTCATCCAACACTACGCATGTGGCTGGCAGCGCAACAACCCCAACTACAGCCCATCCAATGACTGATGTGACATCATCCCCAGCACCCTCACCGCCAG GGAACAACACTCTTGTGACAACCCTCAGTGCCCTGCAGTCAAGTCAATCAACAGCCTCACCTG GAAATGCCAGCAGTGACAATGAGGCACCCACATCCTCACCTCGACTATCGTGTCCTAACGTCAGAAGCTCCGCTCAGGCTAAAATACCTAGTACCCCCTCACAAGACACTGCTGCTGGACCAG TCTTAGGATCAACGGCTACTGCAACAGCAACCACTTCAACCTCTGTGACTTCTCCTGAGGGACCcaaagggacacacacagacatccctCCCACTCAGTCACAGGGCAAGAGCCTCACCATGCTTGCCTTTG GTGTCATGAGTTTAATCCTCATTCTCATCATTATCATGGTGGTTTTAGTAACAGTGGTCAACCTAAAAGACAAGTGCAGCAACTCCAAGGAGGAAG GTAAAAAGAGCAGTGATTCTGTGGTGTCTGAAAG CAATGTCACGTTTAGTGGAGAAAAAGAGAGCATCACTTTGATCTCCATGAAGACCATTAACACAGAAACTG ACACAGACTCCCCCCAGGTCTCCTCCATTCACAGTACAACACTGGACTATGAGGAGCAGGAGCAAAACAGGGACCTACTGAACAACAAG CTGGTGTGA
- the ecscr gene encoding endothelial cell-specific chemotaxis regulator isoform X2, translated as MDLLLYPVPLLSVFLLIPAVSAQSAINLTNQTEVPMVTSPTTLSSNTTHVAGSATTPTTAHPMTDVTSSPAPSPPGNNTLVTTLSALQSSQSTASPGNASSDNEAPTSSPRLSCPNVRSSAQAKIPSTPSQDTAAGPVLGSTATATATTSTSVTSPEGPKGTHTDIPPTQSQGKSLTMLAFGVMSLILILIIIMVVLVTVVNLKDKCSNSKEEGKKSSDSVVSESNVTFSGEKESITLISMKTINTETDTDSPQVSSIHSTTLDYEEQEQNRDLLNNKLV; from the exons ATGGATCTGCTTCTGTATCCTGTCCCTCTGCTGAGTGTGTTTCTCCTCATTCCAGCAG TTTCAGCCCAATCTGCCATCAATCTGACCAACCAGACAGAGGTTCCCATGG TGACCTCACCCACAACACTGTCATCCAACACTACGCATGTGGCTGGCAGCGCAACAACCCCAACTACAGCCCATCCAATGACTGATGTGACATCATCCCCAGCACCCTCACCGCCAG GGAACAACACTCTTGTGACAACCCTCAGTGCCCTGCAGTCAAGTCAATCAACAGCCTCACCTG GAAATGCCAGCAGTGACAATGAGGCACCCACATCCTCACCTCGACTATCGTGTCCTAACGTCAGAAGCTCCGCTCAGGCTAAAATACCTAGTACCCCCTCACAAGACACTGCTGCTGGACCAG TCTTAGGATCAACGGCTACTGCAACAGCAACCACTTCAACCTCTGTGACTTCTCCTGAGGGACCcaaagggacacacacagacatccctCCCACTCAGTCACAGGGCAAGAGCCTCACCATGCTTGCCTTTG GTGTCATGAGTTTAATCCTCATTCTCATCATTATCATGGTGGTTTTAGTAACAGTGGTCAACCTAAAAGACAAGTGCAGCAACTCCAAGGAGGAAG GTAAAAAGAGCAGTGATTCTGTGGTGTCTGAAAG CAATGTCACGTTTAGTGGAGAAAAAGAGAGCATCACTTTGATCTCCATGAAGACCATTAACACAGAAACTG ACACAGACTCCCCCCAGGTCTCCTCCATTCACAGTACAACACTGGACTATGAGGAGCAGGAGCAAAACAGGGACCTACTGAACAACAAG CTGGTGTGA